AATGCTGCCAATGCGAAGGGACTGGCGTTTGCTGAAGAACATCTGAAAGAAATGGAGAGATCTCCGGACACGGAGCCAGATGGTCCTGATACCTTTAAGCCAGCATTTTTGGAAAGTGACTATCCAAACGCAAAGCCGCTTGTTATGGTGATAAACTCAAGCTCTCCTGAAGTGTACGGTTCCAAAAGAAGCTACCAGCCTTCACCCACATCATCTATTGCAGACATGGACTGCCTGGTCTGCTTCAACAAGTACGACGTGTACAGAGTCCCAAAGCTCCTCGACTGCCAGCATGCTTTCTGTGCAGTTTGCCTCAAGCTTATCCTCAGGAAAGAAGACGATACCTGGATAATCACCTGCCCCCTGTGCAGAAAAAACACGCCTGTGTCAGGAGGATTTATCCGCACGCTTCcaaacaaagaagaaatcatGGACCAGTTGGAACATCCTGACGCAGCTCTCGAGGTACACATCTCTCCCCCGGGgctggacagcagcagctgggctcagAGCAGCCAAGATGTTTTATACAGAGACCAAAATGTTCCAGCAGACAACAGGCTGGCTATCCAGAGActtgtgctgctcctgctgcttttggtgATTCTCACGATCCTCATCCTCCCGTTCATTTACTCGGGGACGATTAAATGGGTAATTTGTGTCATGCTTACTTTGGGGTTGCTCATGTCTATGGTGCTTTGCTGCACTCCTAAATTCTACTGGAGCTGTAATGGCAACTCACTCACAGCCTGCCACAAGGAGACCCACGTCGCTGCTATTGCCTGAAACAGCACAAGCTGCCTCGAGATAATGACTGGTTCCACCTGCACAGCCGAGTATCAGGAGCAGTAGGCAGTTACTGGACTTTGAAAGCAAACATTCACATCAGAACCTCGAAGTGTTGAACTTATCCCACTAAGCCTCAAAGGCAATGCAgtgttgtttaattttattactgAAAACGGTAAAATACTTGTATGCTGATATTTGTAAGATAAAATTGTAAGCCAGTTTTTATCCCAGATGAatagttgttgttttgctttcattattttagTCCTGCTCACATCCTCTCTTCAATTTCTACTGCAGAACATCAGCTGAAACATGTGACATTTGTACCCTGTGAAAATCTGTAGCTGTCTCTGTATTTTCCCACTCCTAACACAGGTATACCTTCTCTTGTGACAATGTGGGGAATTAGACTGCTAAATCTGGGGCTGGATGCCTAGCCTTAATGCAAGAGGGTAGTTTTAACAGAGTTTATCACATTAATCTGGATCCCTGACCAGAAGGTTGTTAGCAGGGGTGGGAATGGGAAAAGGGAACATCAGTTGATGCCATCTCAAGTTGCACTCGAAACTAGAAAGGAAGAGGCAAAATCAACATTTCTAATTGTTACATTCACAACTTGCAAAGTGCAAGGCTCTGAAAAGCTGATGACACTCCAAGTGCCCCATGTTATTGAGCACAGAAATAGTTTCTCTCACCTGAACCCCTTTATCTGGCTGCCTGTACCACCTCTCTTCTTGCTCTCGTCACGTTACGTGCAACATTGCCCGTTGGAGATGCCCACAAATTCTCCTTCCAGAGATAAAAAGGAATCTGTCAATTGTTCTGCTATACCACACacgattttttattattattttttttttaatatatggaaTGTGTCCATTAAAGTTGAATAATGCTAATTGCTCACTGACTCTGTGTTTTAATTGCTCACCAACAATTGCcatcaaaatatttcacagctTCCCGACAGGAACTACAGCTGGGAAAGCATTTTAGGGAGTCTGTACAAGTGAGTCGgtgaggaaagcagaaaagtaaTGTGCtgggctttttttccttgatttaaaagaaaaactaactTAGTTGCAAAGAAAATACCCTACAACTCAActaaaataaaactggaaaaaattaGGAGCTTGCTTTAGCTACGTTAGGTTTTTAAGAATACCACGGGTCTCAGCAGACCTTGGATCAGGGCTGtagtaaatatttgcatttgttaAGAAGGGAAACTTTTGGACCCCAGTTGCTCActatacatatgcatttctATACATATATGGACAGTGTGTCCCACCAGCAGATAAAACGGATTAGATGAAGAGGGTAAGGAGCTGTTGTCCCCCTATGCCTCAGAAAAAACAGGTCCATTTTCTACCTAAGAACAAAGAACcttcaaggaaaacaaatgctttgTTTCTTCTCATAGATCTGTACAGCAATTGCAGAGTACGTATGTAATAACATCCACCAACAGCCAAACCAAGGAAAGCTTTTCAATGGGGAAAAGGCAAGAAGTGTTAAACACAAGTATCTTCTTGAATGATATTATTTCAGACACAAAGGATGGTACGGGTATTCACCTGAAAGCCATCTCAGAAAATCACGCCAAGTCTTTCAGCTCGTGGACAATTTTCCAATTGAGCTCTTTGCCAACACCAGTGGATGACTTGCACTCCAGAGGCACGTAACAAATCATATTGGCCTTGACATGCTGTGCATGAACGCATCAAAGCAAGCTAGAAGGGTTAAAGGAAAAGTGTGCACTAATTGCGCAGCACTCTGTTCTCATTCAAACGACCAGATAGCAAGGAAAGAACAGGCTGTCCTAAAGATAAGATGGCAAAGATGAACTGGACGGGAGCCATGACATACCCcaattacaaaggaaaaaagatgggCAGTTTTGCCCAAGAGAAGACACTTGGTCTCTTCCCAAGTGAGACTGATACCAAACAACACCCACTCCAGAAGGGCGTTCAAGTCACACCCAGTAAGAGTTTGCTATCATCAGTCAGGAGATGACCTGAAGATACCAAGAGGCAGTGTCCCTCATCCTCCATATCACACGATGTGTGGGTTCACCTCTCTGTGCTTGTCAGTACATGGGAGTCAACAAATGACGTCTGAAAAtaagtgtgaacaggaaaaaaatcagtttgctaCATACCAAAAAGGGTCTCACATTCAATTTTCTTACACTAATTTCTACGATGGCAAAAAAGGCCAATGGAAAAAGACTTCCCTAAAGGCAGCGTATGCCGCTGCCCTGATGTGCAAAGGAAGAACAGGACACGTGAATCACGGTGATTTGCACTGATGCTCAtagcacaaaaagaaacaaacaaccaaaccacGAAGGATTTGAagggaaataaatgtttccCCTGAAAACAGCCATCCCGTTCCCAGGTATAAGGGCAGAGCACCAAAGGTTTGTATCCGCATTGAAGATACAAATATAATTTCTAACACAATGTAGGACACCAGTGCAATTACCCGAGAGAGACTGACACACTGAGAGAGCTTGATAAGACGAGGGGCAGTGGGTGCAAGCTGGAACGTAGGAGGTTCCACTTAAATATGAGAAGAAACTttttcatggtgagggtgacggagcacagGGACAGGCTGTCCATGGGGTtctggagtctccttctctggagacattcaaaacccacctggaagCACTCCTGTGTGACGTGATCcaggtgttcctgctccagcaggggcattggactaggtgatctttcaAAGTCCCTTTCAATTTCTAGCATTCTGTGAACTCTGTGGAGCCACGCGATGAGATCACCAACCACGGATGTCCCGATTTCCACCCCTGCTGCTTTGTGCCAACACTTGCCAAGCCTGCGTTCAGCATTCAATTGAAATGATTCTTTGGTCTTTAGAGCCAGTAACAATTATCTGATCCAGAGTTCATGGATGTTGGTGGAAGTCATTACCTCCTATAAGCTGAAATCTTTTATAACAGCTGCTGATTCCCATCTGACAAGATAAGGATCGATGATAACGTAAACCTCTGAAGCAACAATTAAGTTTACagtgaaaatgtcaaaatattcACATTTGTATTCTAAAATGTTAAAGGATCTGTTTGCATCCAGTTCTTCTTCACACCAATTTTTTTGACAATAAAGTCTCAGCTCCAAATGACCTTGCCCTGCTTACCATACCTAGCTGGCTCCTGATTTGAGCAGTAAATAACAAACTGGAGTCTGACAAAGAGAGGTTCATAGTGAGAAATGGGCCAAAGCAGTAGCCAACGTACTGCATGAATACCTCAGAACTATGTTTTACAAAccttccccatcccaaatcATTTTCAGGTTTCTTATCAACAAACAGCACCGGTCACCCACCACAGCTAATTATGTGAGGGAGACGGGTGCCTTAAAAAATGTGAGCGTAGGTGTTCTAAATCACTGTTAACTACAGAAGTCCAGCTTTATCTACAGAACCTTAAATTATCAATAATCATGTTGCCTTTGGTTACTATTAAACTATATAATAAGATCCCAAGTTTACAACATCTGATAAAACCCATGATTAATTATCATTCCACTCCTGTTTTGAACTACTTTGAACAGCTCTTCTGCATTATCACACAGATATAAACAGGCAAAAATAAACATGGAATAAATAGCGTATTTCACACTTCAACATCACTCAGATGCTGTACAAAGACAACTTTTGGTCCTCAAAAGCACTGCTGTCAAATCTACAAGAAATTAATTTGCAGATTTTGGTCTAAGAGCACAGATTTGTGTCCAgattatacatatttttttgcttgttgtGAACTATTTGCAGCTTGTCCACGGTGCTGTGCAGTTACCTAAGTCACAAATGAAGTATGTACCTTTTGTACCTTAATGGGGATCAACAGAGCACGCCTTCTAAACCTTGTCACATTTATCTATATGATGATGCTTCAAATACATAGGGGTAATGAGTACTTGTGTGAGTAAACCTGAAGGACCTAATGTTAGCTGCAAGCAAGTGGGACAGGATATTTGGCCACATTAAAAGggcttttaaacagaaaaagtatgtggatttatttatttatttttacaagtccaaagcagcttatttttaagtataaatCAATTACCTCAGTTACCAAGTCACCAAAATGAGTTTTGCTTTCATGAAACATGGCAATGCAGAAAAACTGCTTCTCTTCCcctgaaaaaaatggatttcacTACGAATTACTAAGCACTGTGCTTGCAGTTCCCACTTGAGCCTCCTCtcaaagcaaaaacatttctcaaaaCCCATAAAACACAATGCAAAAGCCTTATGCTGAGGTGGCTGCGTTAATTCCACAGCCCAGGTGTAGCCCTGGGGTTTCTGCAGAGCCAGTTAACTACAGCTGGCTGACCAAAGCCTCCCAACCAAGCCTGGAGCCCTGCTTTCATCAGAAGCAATATATCCATGGTCCTCATGTTTGCCtggacatatatatatatatatatatatacacacacagaaagcTACTTCAGCTCCTGTTTGGATGCTTTTGGGATCCCACCTGGTAACAACACAGCATGAAGCACGACTGAAGTTTCACCCACGCTGTGATGTGtgcatacatgtgtatatacatatataaacacaAAAAGCTACTTCAGCTCCTGTTTGGATGCCTTTGGGATCCCACCTGGTGGATCACACGCAGTGTGAGGCAGCACTGAAGCTCCACCTGCCCTCAGAGCAGCCGCCAACCTGTCTCATGTCAGGGGCAACAAAGACGTCTCCATATTCAGTGGTGGTGACCTGAGGGCAGCTTTTACCCAACACACCTCACTCCATCGCTCTCTGCAATCCTCCCTCTGAGAGAGAAGCATTCTCAGAGGGAAAGAAGAGCCTTAAAGGGGGACGGAAGAGCTGCCACTCAGCTCAGCCCTAAACCCTAGCAGGGCACCCAAGATGGCAGAGCAAGGGTGCTGTGAGGAAAGAGGTGTGACACCTATTTCGACTGAAGCAGCACCAGGCCTCGCTGCCTCCCCACTGCTGCCACAACCCTATCACAACCCCCATAGGGAGGCCGGGAGCGGTACAAATACCAGGAATGGGGGCGAAAACAGGGAGCGGGGCTCGCCATCAGCCCGGCCCCAAACACATCCCCACTCAGCGCAgcgcgccgcccgcccgccctccTTACGCTACGCCAGCAGCGTAGGAGAGCGCAGGGCCGCCCGGCGCTGCCCGCTGTCCTTACGCAATCTCCGTAGGGCTGACAGGGGCGGAAggggcgggaggcggcggcggtcGGGAGGGAGCGCGGCGGCCCCTGAGGGCGGCCGGGCCGGCAGCAGGTCGGAGCCGGGCtgggggagatggggagaggGTTCACGGGGCTCCCGGGGCTCTTTCGGCTCCGGGACCGGCCGTAGTGCGGCTCCtgagggcagggctgtggcGGCGTCGCGCCCCCGGGCTCTCCCGCCCCTGCAGGGGGTCGCTCTCCTcagggggtgtgtgggggggtggcTGGTGGTGGTAGGACTTGAAAGGATTTGTGACAAAACTGAGTGTTTTCAGCAGCCTAGTGGTAGTGTCAGCCTCGAGCTGAGGCGTCTCTGTGTTTTTCCACTGAGGGTTTTTTTATTTGCTGGTAATGTGCCTGCCTGACGTGTAAGGACCCTGTTTCTGCTGCTACAAGTGTCTGTGTTAACCACATCCAACACGCTCAATTTTACAATTGCTTCAGCTTCTAGCCTTGCCATGCCCCTGTCCCTCTGCCCTCCATCTCTAATCTCTGATTTCCATTTATTTAGGACACGTCTCCGTGGCAGCGGCCTGCGTTGCCTTCGCGTGT
The DNA window shown above is from Anas platyrhynchos isolate ZD024472 breed Pekin duck chromosome 22, IASCAAS_PekinDuck_T2T, whole genome shotgun sequence and carries:
- the RNF186 gene encoding E3 ubiquitin-protein ligase RNF186: MHTTGIKEHIKGARNSADPSAKGRQTAPRFISMEKPTDKPSSENRSTASGVPQAEKTGPAPFAEGAAEMSGAGPLAENAANAKGLAFAEEHLKEMERSPDTEPDGPDTFKPAFLESDYPNAKPLVMVINSSSPEVYGSKRSYQPSPTSSIADMDCLVCFNKYDVYRVPKLLDCQHAFCAVCLKLILRKEDDTWIITCPLCRKNTPVSGGFIRTLPNKEEIMDQLEHPDAALEVHISPPGLDSSSWAQSSQDVLYRDQNVPADNRLAIQRLVLLLLLLVILTILILPFIYSGTIKWVICVMLTLGLLMSMVLCCTPKFYWSCNGNSLTACHKETHVAAIA